In Quercus robur chromosome 10, dhQueRobu3.1, whole genome shotgun sequence, a genomic segment contains:
- the LOC126701878 gene encoding ATP synthase delta chain, chloroplastic translates to MASLQHTPNFLQSTKSPPSIPSRSNLIHNLSFSATFPSLKLKAAVVASSAVTTNGGASSAKMAASAAASYASALADVAKSNNTLDATSADVEKIEKIFTNEQVFDFFASPVIDVEKKREMIDQIASSSALSPHTANFLNILVDSGRIDLIKDIVSEFEIVYNNLTDTQLAVVSSVVKLESQHLAQIAKQVQKLTGAKNVRIKSVIDPSLVAGFTIRYGSSGSKLIDMSVKKQLEEIAAQLDLGDIKLGV, encoded by the coding sequence atggcCTCTCTCCAACACACTCCAAACTTCCTCCAATCCACCAAATCCCCACCGTCCATTCCATCTCGATCGAACCTCATCCACAACCTCTCCTTCTCCGCCACCTTCCCATCCCTCAAACTCAAAGCCGCCGTCGTCGCTTCCTCCGCCGTCACCACTAACGGCGGAGCATCATCAGCAAAAATGGCCGCGTCAGCAGCCGCCAGCTACGCCTCGGCGCTAGCCGACGTGGCGAAGTCGAACAACACCCTCGACGCGACGAGCGCCGACGTGGAGAAGATCGAGAAAATCTTCACCAACGAACAGGTCTTCGACTTCTTCGCCAGCCCAGTAATCGACGTCGAGAAGAAGCGCGAGATGATCGACCAGATCGCGAGCTCGTCGGCCCTCTCGCCGCACACGGCGAACTTCCTCAACATCTTGGTCGACTCGGGCCGAATCGACTTGATCAAGGACATAGTGTCGGAGTTCGAGATCGTGTACAACAACCTCACCGACACGCAGCTCGCTGTGGTGAGCTCGGTGGTGAAGTTGGAGTCGCAGCACTTGGCCCAGATAGCTAAGCAGGTTCAGAAGCTGACTGGGGCTAAGAATGTGAGGATTAAGTCTGTGATCGACCCGAGTTTGGTGGCTGGGTTCACCATTAGATATGGGAGTTCTGGGTCTAAGTTGATTGACATGAGTGTGAAGAAGCAGCTCGAGGAAATTGCTGCGCAGCTCGATCTCGGTGATATCAAACTTGGTGTATGA
- the LOC126704342 gene encoding uncharacterized protein LOC126704342 gives MYVAQPLIEDFNHALKRARVEVQLVLSFSDEDKFENLTVYNSPLVSFDGKVVISKGQIRLPVQAGSKVVEVNFIVVDAYSPYMAIVARLWLHALGVVSSTLRLKGFEWTEECVLAFQQLKEYLSLPPIMSRPEVDEVLFAYIAVASHVVSLVLVRVDSGVQRPVYYVSKSLYATEVRYLPLEKAILAVVHATRKLPHYFQSHIVVVLTQLRLRSLLQSADYRRRIAKWVEIFTDSRLVVGQVQGELEAKDYIPRSGNTHANSLATLATFSAQSLSRVILVKDLCKPIEVKREMVHIHQIRVGPSWMDPIALFLKEDIFLEEKSEVDKILRKTPRFWLSENQKLYKRSFFGPYLLCIHLEASELILEELHEGICGRNKGGKSLSHRALTQEL, from the exons ATGTATGTAGCTCAGCCACTTATCGAGGACTTTAATCATGCGCTGAAGAGGGCTAGAGTGGAGGTTCAACTGGTGTTGAGCttttcggatgaggataag TTCGAGAATTTGACAGTATACAATTCACCTTTGGTAAGCTTTGATGGAAAAGTCGTCATTTCAAAGGGTCAGATTAGACTACCCGTACAAGCAGGTTCAAAGGTAGTGGAGGTAAACTTCATTGTAGTGGATGCCTATTCTCCCTACATGGCCATCGTGGCAAGACTCTGGCTTCATGCCCTAGGGGTCGTCTCATCGACTTTGCGTTTGAAG ggatttgaatggactgaGGAGTGTGTCTTGGCTTTCCAGCAGTTGAAGGAGTACCTTTCTCTACCACCAATCATGTCTAGACCTGAGGTGGACGAGGTTTTGTTTGCTTACATTGCAGTGGCCTCCCACGTGGTGAGCTTGGTGCTGGTACGAGTTGATAGTGGTGTGCAAAGGCCAGTatactatgtgagcaagtcattATATGCGACCGAGGTCCGTTACCTACCACTGGAGAAGGCTATTTTGGCAGTGGTGCATGCTACACGTAAACTCCCCCATTATTTCCAGTCACACATAGTTGTTGTCCTAACCCAACTCCGTCTCAGATCTCTACTCCAAAGTGCTGATTATAGGAGGAGGATTGCCAAGTGGG TGGAGATATTCACAGATTCAAGGCTTGTTGTGGGCCAAGTTCAGGGAGAGTTGGAGGCCAAGGAC TACATtcctagaagtggaaacaccCATGCTAATTCTTTGGCCACACTAGCAACCTTTTCGGCACAAAGCCTGTCTCGGGTTATTCTTGTTAAAGATTTGTGCAAGCCTATTGAAGTGAAAAGAGAGATGGTCCACATCCATCAAATTAGGGTGGGgcctagttggatggaccctATAGCGCTATTCCTTAAGGAagatatttttcttgaggagaAATCAGAAGTTGACAAGATACTGAGAAAGACTCCTCGGTTCTGGCTGTCCGAGAACCAAAAACTGTACAAACGCTCTTTCTTTGGGCCATACTTGTTGTGCATACACCTTGAGGCATCAGAGCTAATTCTagaggagttacatgaagggatttgtggaagaaACAAAGGGGGCAAATCCTTGTCTCACAGAGCCCTTACACAGGAATTATGA